AACGGCAACCCCCGACTTCGTCACAAGCCATTTTCCGCAGGGCGTGACATCAGAGGCGATCCGCGACGCTCCGGCGCTGACCTTCAATCAAAAGGACAGGCTGCAGAGCAGTTGGATCAGGCGAACATTCGGACGCGATCTCGATTATCCCACCCACTGGCTGCCGTCGCCGCAGAGCTTCGTCGAGGCGAGCCTTTCAGGCATGGGATGGGGAATGAACCCGACCCAGCTGACCCGCGAGCACCTCGCATCCGGACGGCTGATCGAGCTGGTGCCCGACACGCCACTCGATGTCCCGCTCTACTGGCAGATAAATCGCCTCGCCGCCGACCGCCTGGCGGATCTGACACGCGAAGTCGTCACCGTGGCCAAGCGCCGGCTTTGATGCATCACTCAAAATGCAGCATCATCCCGGTGAACGGGTCGCTTTTATCAGATGTGAGCCGTGCGGCTGCCGAACTCGCTGGTCTCGTCAAAATTCGTCGTGCCGATACGCTCGCTTTCGCCGGAAAGTTCTTTCGGAGCGCCACCGGCAGGCTTCGATGCAGCAGCCGCCTGAGTTTGGCTGCTCTCGCTCGCTTCGATCTTGGCAATCTTCGCTTCCAGCGTCGCGATGGATTTTTCGATCGTAGCCTTCTCTTGCTCGTCCTGCGTTTCCGACAGGGCTGCCTGCTTTTCGGCAAGCTGCGCCTCAAAGAGAGGCAAGCTGATCCGACGAACTGGAAGACGAGGTTGAAGCGGCTGAACTCAAAATGGTGGATGCGAAACTGAAATTGCGCTGACCATGAGCATGACTTTCGATATGGAATGTCATCGTTCTAGCCACGGATGGTAAAGGTTCGATAAATAAAGTACCGGATAGTACCAAAATAATGAGCGGACTACGCGAATAGAGCACTCCTATGCGATGGCGATGATCTCCAGTTCCTGGCCCCCTGTCTCCACCATATCCCCAACAGCCTTGCCCATCAGGAGCCGCGCCACCGGGGAGACATAGGAAATGGACCCGGCCTTCGGATCGGCCTCGTCCTCTCCGACAATGCGATAGGTCTGCACACGGCCATCATCACTACGGAAAGTCACCGTGCTGCCGAAGGCGACGGTATCGATTGACGTGGGGGCAGGCATGAGCTGCGCGGTGCGAAGTCTTGCGGCTAAGTAGCGAAGATCACGCAAGGGATTGGCCGTCTGCCGCCGCCGTTCGTTCACGTCTTCGATGGGGCTCGCAGCATCATAGGCCTCGCGAGCCTGCCGGAACTGTAATTCCAGAGCCTTCAATCCCGCTTCCGTGATCAGGTTCGGATGCGGCGAAATCGGACGATCGGGCAGCAGGGTTTCCGAAGCGGTTTCGAAACTCTCTTCCTTAGTGAAGGCAACGGCCAATTGAAACTCCGTTTTAGACGCCATGCGCTCTTATGGTTGGTGGTGGGGAATAGTCCCCCGTTCGGAAGCATACACCGACCGCCGATAAACCGCCAATATTGCCGTCTGGGCAAACCTCCATGACCCCGAGGCAAAGGGAACGTCCTGGCCGGCATTGCGTTTATCTCATCCGGAGGCACTGTAGCGCAGGAGGAACGAATGCCCCGCCAGCAGCGAAGGAGCGGCAACACCGTCAGGATCAGACGATGCCTTCACTCCTGACCGACGCGATGCCGCTGACACCGAGCTGGTGGGACATCGCTTCACGGATCGTACTGACGGTGGTCGCCGGCGGCCTCATCGGTCTCGACCGCGAGCGCGGCGGTCATGCCGCAGGCTTCAGGACCACGATCCTGGTGGCGCTTGCCGCTTGCCTGGCAATGATCCAAGCCAATCTCCTTCTATCGACCTACGGAAAAACGTTCAACTTTTTCACGCAAATGGACGTGCTGCGCTTTCCCCTCGGCGTGCTCACGGGCGTCGGCTTCATCGGCGGCGGAGTGATCCTGAGGCGCGGCGACACGATGACGGGCGTCACGACGGCCGCGACCATGTGGTTCATGACCGTCGTCGGCCTCTGCTTCGGCGGCGGCCAGATCGTGACGGGGACGGTGGCTACCCTGGTGGCCTTCATCGTGTTGTCGCCGATGAAGCAACTGGACACGTGGCTACGGTCCGAACGCAAGGCAACGCTCGTTATCTACTGTCCGAACTCCGGTATTCCCGATCTGTCGGATGTGCTTAGCCCTCTCGAATGCAGCACGCTGTTCGGATCGCTGAAACGGACCGAGGACGGCCGCATCGGGGCGGCCTTCGAATTGCGCTGGCTCACGAAAGATCCAGACGCATCCGCCCGCGCAATCCTGGCCGCCGTCTCCGAGTCGCACGACGTCGCGGAATTTTCCATACAATCGACGACGACCTGAGCCGGGGGCGCCATGATTTCGCCGTCTATTTCGAGGCGTGTTCCGGTTTGCCCTTTCTCTTGGTCGAGGCAAACTCTTCGAGCTGCTTTTCGCTCATGGACTCGACCATCTGCTTCGAAGCGCCCTTGAGCTCCTTCTTCGGCGTCTCGCCGCGCTTTGCCGAGAGCGCGGCACCCGCAGCCTTTTGCTGGGCTTTCGACTTGGCTGGCATATTCGATCTCCTTGTACCTGAATAAAGTGCCCGCGGTCGTCAGAGCTTCCTGAGTTCGTCGGGCTTGTGCGCGGCTCGCTTTCCCGATTTTTCGCTTTCGACGATATACTGCGGCTCTGCCACCGTGGCCTTCACTGTGTGACCCTTGATCTTCGTCTGGCTGGTCTGCTTCCTAATCACGCTGCCCTTGGTCTTTCCCTGGCTGGTATTCCAGCTGACCTCATCGCCCCTCTTCAATTGCTTCGACATGGCGGGTTCCTTTAAAAGCATGATGCCGAAAAGCGTGAACGTTTTTGGGACGACGTCATGCCCTAATCATCCTGTTCGAAGGAGGCTGCGGCCCGCACGCCGCAGCCGACAGGCTGTCAGTTGATGGTAGCCCATTGGCTTCGGACATCTCTGGCGTTCTTCGACAGATGGACGTGGGCATCCACGTGATCGACCCAATCGAGCGGGATCAAGTGGTGCTTTCCATCCCCCGAGTCGGTCTTCGTCAGTTTGATGCGGGTGGTGCCGTCGAGGTGATCGACCGTCCCGACATGGGTGCCGTCGGCAGCCCGAACTTCCATATGTTCACGAATCTGATCTGCGGAAATCATCGTTTCCTCCTTTGCATCATTGCCAGATACGAAGCGGCAACGAGGTGGAGCGGACTTGGTTCCAGACATCCGCGACCGTGTTCAATCAGCAGTCACGTCCCAATTGTCACCCGGGTTGAAAGTCCTGACACCAGCAGCTATTTTTTCAGTCTCCCGGCCCAGATCGGCCTGGTAGACCGTACCGTTTGCGTTGACTGCGAATGTGTGCACGCCGGTTTCGCCATATCGGATCGGCCAGGCGATCAGTGCAAATCCAGCGATCATATTGCCGTTGATCACATAATCGAACTCTCCACCCGCGATATTCGGCCCTTGGCCGTCGATGATTCTGTAGCGATAGCCGTAGTAGCCCTCGCCGGCCTTGGCCTTATCAAGCGCCGCATTGTCTTCGAGAGCGTTGCCCGCCGGGCTATCTCCCTCGCCGAGATCAGGCGACCAATAGAGACCGTCAGTTTTGCCGTCGCCGCTGATCAGTTTCTGGGCATATTCCAGAACGCCGTCATCATCGTGGTCGGCGGAAGAATATTCCTTTTGGGCATCGACATAGGCCTTCATCGTGTCGATGGTCTGCAATTCGTTCTCGCCGACGCGACGATTGATGATCTCCTCGAACCCGGCATAGGTGTCGAAACCCCATTTGCCATCGTCGCCCTTCACGATCGGAAATGGTAGCGGCCACATTTTGTCGCCGATCTCGATGATCTTGCGGCCATCGACGTCCTTCACCACGACCTTCTTCTGTGTGCCCTCCCGGATTTGTGCATAAGTGTCCATCACCCCTTCGCCTGCCTTTGCTTTTGCTGCATCGATGCCGAGCAGCGCCGCGAACTTGTCGAAATCGTCCGCCGCCAGCGCCGCCTTGAAGGCGTCAACAGCTTGTTCCGGCATCTCGAATACGGGCGGATCGCTCTGCGAGGCAAAGCCCGAGATGACGGTCGCATCGGATGGCTCTGCTGCAGATGCCGGAACCGGATTGGTGGCGAGAGCCGCAAAAGCGAACACCGAACCCAGAAGCATGTTTCTGACTGAGTTGGTCATGACTTTCCTCCTTCTTCCGGTTATCGACGACGGCCGCCGCCACCACCGCCGCGGCGGATTTCTCCACCACCGCCGCGATTGCCGCCGGCCATGGCCTGTCTGCCGCGGTTGGACTGCATCTCAGCGCGCCTGCCGCTGTCGACCTGACCGAGGGCCGACGGCTTTTTCGGCCGGCTGTCGACCCGGGCCGCAGGCTTCGGCTTTGCGACCGGGCGTTTGGCGTTGACCCCGGGCCTTGCGTTTTCGGCAGCCCTGTTCGGCGTCCTTGCCTCGGGCCTGCGGTTCTGCGCAGCCTGCGCGCCCTTCCCGCTCCCGGGAGCCACTCCCGTATTGCCTGCCTTGTTGCGCGTAGCATTGACCCTGTCCGCATCGATCTTGCTCTTGCGGACATCGTTGACACTGACTTTGCCTGGCTGGTCGCGGACCGTGTTCGCACGGTCTTTGCCTCTTGCTCCGACCCTGTTGTTGCCGTTCGCCTCGATACTGGTCCGGAAGGAGCTGCGGTCGATCTTGTTGAACTGCGCGCTGTCGAAACCGATCTTGCTGCGGTCGACCTTCTTCCAGTCGACGTCGTTGATATTCACTTTGCCGTTGATGTTGTTGAAGCAGTTGTTGCAGTCGATATCGACGTTGCCGTTCCAGCGCCCGCCCCATACACCCCAGCGGTTCCAGTCGACGGCAGCCGCCCACACTGCTCCCGTCACCACGCCGGCAAAAAAGGTGGCGGTCGGATAGTAGTAGTTCGGATAGGGCTCTGAATAGTAGCCGATAGGCGCGGCCACATAGTTTGGTTCATACAGCATCTCCGGCGCGTATTGCGGAACGTAGATCTTGTCGGGACTGGCGGAGACGATCACCACATTGTCGTTCTCCTGGCTGACCTTGATCTTGTCGTCGGTCTTGATGATGCCGTCGGCGACCGCTTTGTCGCGCAGTTGCTGTATCGCGATTAGAACGTCCTTCTGCTGGTAGGAGAGCGCCTCTCCGAGCGACTGCGTCCAGTCCAGATCGTCGCTCATCATCGTGACGATCTGGGGATAGTTCAGCAGCGATACGATGCTGCCGTCCCACGTCGTCTTCGGCTTGAGCTCGGGCTGCTTCTTCAAGGTTTCGAGAAACCGGGCTGCTTCCACGACCTGCAGCGGATAGAGCGACGCCGATGTGACGAGCGCGACCAGTTCGTCCGGATAAAGTGCAATCCGCGCCACCAGGATTTCGAGTTCGTCCTCACTCAGCGGCGCCGGCGCGTTGTCTTCCGTCGCGACGGGACTGGAAGCGGCAGGCTCCTGGGCGGCGGCGGTCGGCATCAGATGTGGCGAAAATGGAAACTCTGCAAAAGGCAGGAACAGGCCCGTGGCGAGTAACAATGCATGAGGTCTAGCCATCTCAAATCCTCCTTGCGGTCAGACATGGTGTGTAGGCTGTCGGCTGCCATATATTCGATTGCTCTTATATTCTATCCTATGGCGAGGAATTAACAGCAAAAACGTCACGCGCGTCGTTCTTACATCAGCCTCTCCGTCAAGAACGGCCGATCCGGAGCGCCATTCCCACACTACCGCGGCTGCTCGATGCACGCAGGGAGGCGAGATTGCCAACCGGTCGATCTGTTGCGGCGAACGGATGGTCATGCCGATATCCTCTTCGTTTCCCTCGTTCGCGGCCACAGGATGACGGCAAACAGCAGCGCGTAGATCAAGGCCACTGCGACATAG
The Rhizobium leguminosarum DNA segment above includes these coding regions:
- a CDS encoding DUF2950 domain-containing protein, whose product is MTNSVRNMLLGSVFAFAALATNPVPASAAEPSDATVISGFASQSDPPVFEMPEQAVDAFKAALAADDFDKFAALLGIDAAKAKAGEGVMDTYAQIREGTQKKVVVKDVDGRKIIEIGDKMWPLPFPIVKGDDGKWGFDTYAGFEEIINRRVGENELQTIDTMKAYVDAQKEYSSADHDDDGVLEYAQKLISGDGKTDGLYWSPDLGEGDSPAGNALEDNAALDKAKAGEGYYGYRYRIIDGQGPNIAGGEFDYVINGNMIAGFALIAWPIRYGETGVHTFAVNANGTVYQADLGRETEKIAAGVRTFNPGDNWDVTAD
- a CDS encoding DUF2945 domain-containing protein, whose protein sequence is MSKQLKRGDEVSWNTSQGKTKGSVIRKQTSQTKIKGHTVKATVAEPQYIVESEKSGKRAAHKPDELRKL
- a CDS encoding DUF3300 domain-containing protein, with amino-acid sequence MARPHALLLATGLFLPFAEFPFSPHLMPTAAAQEPAASSPVATEDNAPAPLSEDELEILVARIALYPDELVALVTSASLYPLQVVEAARFLETLKKQPELKPKTTWDGSIVSLLNYPQIVTMMSDDLDWTQSLGEALSYQQKDVLIAIQQLRDKAVADGIIKTDDKIKVSQENDNVVIVSASPDKIYVPQYAPEMLYEPNYVAAPIGYYSEPYPNYYYPTATFFAGVVTGAVWAAAVDWNRWGVWGGRWNGNVDIDCNNCFNNINGKVNINDVDWKKVDRSKIGFDSAQFNKIDRSSFRTSIEANGNNRVGARGKDRANTVRDQPGKVSVNDVRKSKIDADRVNATRNKAGNTGVAPGSGKGAQAAQNRRPEARTPNRAAENARPGVNAKRPVAKPKPAARVDSRPKKPSALGQVDSGRRAEMQSNRGRQAMAGGNRGGGGEIRRGGGGGGRRR
- a CDS encoding DUF2171 domain-containing protein, with product MISADQIREHMEVRAADGTHVGTVDHLDGTTRIKLTKTDSGDGKHHLIPLDWVDHVDAHVHLSKNARDVRSQWATIN
- a CDS encoding DUF3008 family protein, which codes for MPAKSKAQQKAAGAALSAKRGETPKKELKGASKQMVESMSEKQLEEFASTKRKGKPEHASK
- the greA gene encoding transcription elongation factor GreA, whose translation is MAVAFTKEESFETASETLLPDRPISPHPNLITEAGLKALELQFRQAREAYDAASPIEDVNERRRQTANPLRDLRYLAARLRTAQLMPAPTSIDTVAFGSTVTFRSDDGRVQTYRIVGEDEADPKAGSISYVSPVARLLMGKAVGDMVETGGQELEIIAIA
- a CDS encoding MgtC/SapB family protein, translating into MPSLLTDAMPLTPSWWDIASRIVLTVVAGGLIGLDRERGGHAAGFRTTILVALAACLAMIQANLLLSTYGKTFNFFTQMDVLRFPLGVLTGVGFIGGGVILRRGDTMTGVTTAATMWFMTVVGLCFGGGQIVTGTVATLVAFIVLSPMKQLDTWLRSERKATLVIYCPNSGIPDLSDVLSPLECSTLFGSLKRTEDGRIGAAFELRWLTKDPDASARAILAAVSESHDVAEFSIQSTTT